The genomic DNA TCAAGACTTGCCATACCAAGAATCGCTGCCATTGTTCCGACCCCTGCAGGAACAGCTTCTTCCATAAGCTCTCCTCGTTTACGAACAGCATATACGGCATCTTCAAAAGAGAGTGCACCTGCTGTAACCAGTGCCGAATATTCACCTAGACTATGTCCAGCCACATAATCTGGAACGATGTTAGCTTCTTTAAATTTTTCTAAAATCGCAATACTAGTTGTCAATAATGCAGGCTGAGCGTTTGCTGTTAAAGTTAACGTTTCTTGAGGTCCCTCAAAAATTAATGAAGTTAGTTCAAATTCAAGTCTTGAATCTGCTTTCTCAAAAATGCTTGCAACGTTAGGATAATTATCAGCTAGTTGTTTCCCCATTCCTACAGTTTGAGATCCCTGTCCAGGAAAAATAAATGCAATTTTCCCCATACCTCTACCCCCTTCTTCTACTTATCTTTTTGCATATTCGATAATGTTTCACGAATCGTATTGGCAACATCATTTTGCACCATATCTCTTGCTTGACGAACAGCATGGAATAGCGCATTTTCATCAGATGACCCATGTGCCTTGATAACTGGTGCATTCAATCCAAAAAGGCCCGCTCCACCATATTCAGAGTAGTCCATTCGATTTTTTATCACTTTTAACTGAGGTTTAAGCACAGCCGCCGCAAGTTTACTTTGAAGATTGCTAGTTAATGCTGACTTTAGCATAGTAAATATTGAAAGGGCTGTACCTTCGATTGTCTTTAACGTAACATTTCCTGTAAATCCATCTGTTACAACAACATCAGCAACTCCCTCTAGCAAATCTCTAGCTTCTACATTCCCAATAAAATTCACACCAGAATCTTTTAAAAGATCAAATGCAGCTTTTGTTAATTCATTTCCTTTTTTTTCTTCAGTCCCTACATTTAGCAAACCAATTCTAGGGTTAGTAATTCCTCTGACCTTCTCTGAATAGATTGAGCCCATAATGGCGTATTGAAGTAGATGTTCTGGCTTTGCATCAACATTTGCTCCTACATCCAAGAATAAAAACCCTTCTCCTCCTATTGTTGGAAGAGTCGGTGTTAATGCCGGTCGGTCAATCCCTTCAATTCTTCCAACAATGAACAATCCAGCTGTCATTAACGCTCCAGTATTTCCGGCTGAAATACATGCATCAGCTCGTCCTTCTTTCACCTCTTGAGCCATCAGTACCATTGAGGCTGTCTTCTTTCTTCTGACTGCACGAACAGGCTCATCTGTTGCCTCAATTACCTCATCTGTATGGATAATTGAGATACGTTCATCCTTTGTTAAGTACCTGCGTATTTCTGGTTCTTTCCCAACTAAAGTAATATGTAAGTCTTTATAATGCTCGATGGCTTTGACTGCTCCATTTACAATTTCCTTTGGTGCATTGTCTCCACCCATTGCATCTATTACGATTTTCATAAATGATCATCCTTTATCCAATTTGTTTGAACGGAACATTTCAAACTCGCCAGAAAACACTAATTCATTACCAACATAGCTACTGACTTCTACTAGTGTTCTACCTTTTGTTTGTTCTACTTTTTGAACTCTAGCTTTTGCTACAACCCTTTCATTTACCTTAACTTGTCTCGTAAAGCGAATGTTTGCCTTTGCGGTTAAAGCTAGCTCATCGTTAATTACTGCTACAGCCAATGAATTCGCCTGTGCAAATAAATGATGACCACGAGCAATCTGATTTCGTTTGAAAACATGCTCACTGGTTACTTCAAGAATCGAGATTGCGCTATGATCCAATTCTATATCTATAATATCTCCTATTACTTCATCAATAGGAAGAGAACGAACCTCATCTTTAAGATTTTTTTCAGCTACATGCTTAATACGCTCCCGAAGTTCTGGAATTGATAGTTCAAGACGATCTAACCGTATTGTTTGAACACTTACTGAAAATTTATCTGCTAGATCCTCGTCTGTTATAAAAGGATTCTCGTTTATCGTATCGAGAAGAAGCTCTTGTCTTTCTTTTTTATTTCGTCTCATTAAACAAACACCATCCGAACTATTATGACTAGGTACTAATAGTAGTATATAGTTAAAAAACGTAGAATGCAAGAAAATCCTTACGTTCTACGTTTACTTAAGTCGGAATTAATCTAGTTTATCTCCATCTAAAACACCGGACAGTTCTAAGTCTTTTCTTAACAATTTATACTGTTCGTCCTTCCAGAAAGCATTAGATTGGATTAACCTAGTCGCATCATCTCTAGCTACCTCAAGTGCACGATAATCGTGAACCATATCTGCAACTTTAAACTCTGGCATTCCACTTTGCTTTTTCCCAAAGAAATCACCAGGACCACGCAACTCTAAATCTTTTTCAGATAAGACAAAGCCATCGTTTGTTTCTGACATAATTCTCATTCTTTCCTTACCAACTTCAGATTTAGGGTCTGCTAGTAAGATACAATACGATTGCTCACTCCCACGACCAACCCTACCTCTTAATTGGTGTAACTGTGACAAGCCAAATCGCTCCGCATCATAAATGACCATAATTGTGGCATTAGGAACGTTTACTCCAACTTCAACCACCGTAGTTGAGACAAGTAATTGAACCTCATTTTGACTAAATTGCTTCATTACCGAGTCCTTTTCATCTGACGATAAACGACCATGCATAAGCCCTACTTTAAATCGGCCTTGAAAGTGATAAGTAAGAGTGCTATGAACATCAATAGCGTTTTGCACATCCAATTTATCTGATTCTTCAATCAAGGGGCAAATAACATAGGCTTGTCTTCCTTTTGCTAATTCTTTTTCAATAAAAGCTAATATTCTTTCAAGCATGTCGTGCTTTGCCCAATATGTTTCAATAACCTTTCGACCAGCAGGCATTTCATCAATGACCGAGACATCCATTTCTCCAAAAACAGTGATTGCTAACGTTCTTGGAATGGGAGTTGCAGTCATAAATAAGACATCAGGATTTTCCCCTTTTTCTCTTAGAACTCTTCTTTGCTCTACGCCAAAGCGGTGCTGCTCGTCTGTAATCACAAGACCCAGTCTATTAAAATTAACTTCGTCCTGAATTAAAGCATGTGTACCGACAAGAATATCTATCTCCCCAGCTTCTAAGCTTCCGAGTAATTCTCTCCTTCGTTTTCCTTTGACAGAACTAGTCAGGAGTTCTACTTTAACATCATAAGAAGAAAATAATTCCTGTAAAGAGGACATATGTTGCTCAGCTAAAATTTCGGTTGGGACCATTAACGCACCTTGATAACCTGCTAGAATTGTTGAATAAAGGGCAATAGCAGAAACAACTGTTTTACCTGAACCTACGTCACCTTGTAATAGGCGATTCATACGATATGGCTTTTCTAAATCGCCAATTATTTCATCTACAACTCTAACTTGAGCATTTGTAAGAGGAAATGGTAATGTGTTAATAAATGATTCTAACGAAGTTCTTGAGAATTCTTGCTGTATCCCTTGTGAATGCTCACGTTCAACTTTACGTAACGCTTGCATTCTCAACTGAAACAATAAGAATTCTTCATAGACAAAACGGCGTCTAGCTTGTTTTAAATCCTCATGACACTTAGGGGCGTGCATAACTTGTAAAGCCATGCCTTTTGGTAAAAGCTTATACTTATTGAGTAGAGCGTCTGGAATATTCTCTTCAATAAATTCAATATATTGATTAAACGCAAGAGAGATAAACCTTCTCATCCCTTTAACTGTAACTTTCCCTTTTACAGAGTATACTGGTTCAATCTCTTTATCTATTGAGTATGGTGTAAAAGAGATCTCACTTACTGTAATTGTTTGGCGATGTTGATCCCATTTTCCAGTAATTGTTATTGTCTGATTTAGTTCGAGCTTTTCCTTAACATACGGTCTATTAAAACAAACAGCCTTGATTAAATATCTACCTACTAATACTCGAATGGTTAGTCGGTTACGTTTCCGTCCAAAATACTGTAAGGAAGGCTCACTATGAACCTTCCCCTCTACTGTTACTCTCTCATCATGTTTAACTTCCGCTAAATCACGTAGTTGGTAATCCTCATATCGGTATGGAAAATACTCCAATAAATCTTTAACCTTATAAATATTCATTTCAAATAGATGATTGGCTGATTCTTCACCTATTCCCTTAATATTTGTAATAGGGTCATATAATGGATTATTCACTTTTATTTAACGGAATACCAAAGATTTTCGCTTCAAGCGCACGCCCTGTTGGTGTTGCCGCTAATCCTCCTTGTGCAGTTTCTCTAAGAGCTGAAGGCATTGATTGTCCGATTTTATACATTGCATCAATTACCTCATCACATGGTATACGACTAGTAATACCTGCTAACGCCATGTCAGCCGCAACCATCGCATTTGCAGCACCCATTGCATTTCGCTTAACACAAGGAACCTCAACAAGCCCAGCAACAGGATCACAGACAAGACCTAACATGTTTTTTAAAGTGATTGCCATTGCTTCTGCAGACTGCCTTGGTGTACCGCCTGCCATTTCAACAATTGCTGCTGCTGCCATACCAGCAGCTGACCCTACTTCTGCCTGACAGCCTCCTGCTGCACCTGAGATCGAAGCATTGTTAGCCACAACAAAACCAAACGCTCCTGCTGTGAAAAGAAATTGTACCATTTCTTCTCTAGTAGGATGTAATTTGTCTCTAACTGCAAACAACGTCCCTGGAACAACCCCAGCAGACCCTGCAGTTGGAGTCGCACATATCGTTCCCATTGCAGCGTTTACTTCATTTGTTGCCACAGCTTTACTTACTGCATCTAAAATCGTTTTACCTGTTAAGAAATTCCCTTTATCGATGTAATTTTGTAAAAGAACAGCGTCTCCTCCAGTTAAGCCCGAATGAGATTTTACCCCTTTCAATCCATCTTCAACAGCTTTCTCCATTACCTCAAGATTAAATAGCATTTGCTTCATAATCTCTTCACGGCTCTTACCTGTTACTTCAACCTCTTGGTTTATCATTATTTCTGATATTTTCATATTTTTACTTTCTGCTAATTCTATTAATTCAGCTACATTTCTAAACATCATGTATGTCCTCCCTGTACACGCAACTTTGGAAACGGTTCCAAGCTCTACCTAGGTGTATTAATCAACAATCTTAGTTACCTTTAGGATGTTTGGAAGTGTCGTTAATTCATCGATAACATGCTGATCAATGTTTTGGTCAACTTCAATCGTCATTAAAGCCAGCTGTCCTTTTTCTTTCCTTGAAACTTCCATGTGTCCAATATTTATTGCATATTTTGCAAGTACGTTTGCTACACCGGCAATTGCACCATAACGATCATTATGAACTACTAAAATAGCCGGATGATTTCCAGACAGCTTTAACTCGAAACCATTTAGCTCAGTAATTTCAATCTTACCTCCACCAATGGAAATACCCACTAGTTCAAGCTCACCATTTTCATCACCAATCGATACCCTTGCGGTGTTTGGGTGATCCGTTATTGCATCTTCCTCAATAAATGTAATCTTCATTCCAGCCTGATTAGCAATATCAAGTGAGGTTTTGATTCTCTCATCAAATGTATCAAAATCTAGCAATCCACCAATAATTGCTACATCTGTTGCGTGCCCTTTATACGTGCTTGCAAAGGAACCATAAAACGAAATGGTAGCCCACTTAGGCTCTCTTCCAAATATACTTCTTGCTACTCTGCCAATTCTAGCGGCTCCTGCAGTATGTGAACTAGATGGTCCAATCATGACCGGGCCAATAATATCAAAAACGCTTCTATACTTCATATTATTGCTCCTCTCCCCTATGGTACTATTCTATTTATAAACAAACACGAATGTTCATCAATCATGTACGAAACTGTTATATATACTATCATAAACTAATGGATTTAGACAGTAAAAAAAGAAGGGAAATCCCCTTCTTCTTCATTTACTCTATTGAGATAATAAATGTATACAATGGCTGGTTACCATTGTGAACTTCTACTTCTAAATCTTCATAATTTTCCTCAATGTAAGAAACAATTGTGTTTACATCTTCCTCTGACGCATCTTCACCATATATTAATGTTAAGATTTCATCAGTGTCAGCGGAAACCATCTCTGCTAACAAGTCAGTTGTTGCTTTGATCTTATCTTTATTCGTTGTGACAATTTTGCCTTCAGAAA from Cytobacillus luteolus includes the following:
- the plsX gene encoding phosphate acyltransferase PlsX, translating into MKIVIDAMGGDNAPKEIVNGAVKAIEHYKDLHITLVGKEPEIRRYLTKDERISIIHTDEVIEATDEPVRAVRRKKTASMVLMAQEVKEGRADACISAGNTGALMTAGLFIVGRIEGIDRPALTPTLPTIGGEGFLFLDVGANVDAKPEHLLQYAIMGSIYSEKVRGITNPRIGLLNVGTEEKKGNELTKAAFDLLKDSGVNFIGNVEARDLLEGVADVVVTDGFTGNVTLKTIEGTALSIFTMLKSALTSNLQSKLAAAVLKPQLKVIKNRMDYSEYGGAGLFGLNAPVIKAHGSSDENALFHAVRQARDMVQNDVANTIRETLSNMQKDK
- the fapR gene encoding transcription factor FapR, with translation MRRNKKERQELLLDTINENPFITDEDLADKFSVSVQTIRLDRLELSIPELRERIKHVAEKNLKDEVRSLPIDEVIGDIIDIELDHSAISILEVTSEHVFKRNQIARGHHLFAQANSLAVAVINDELALTAKANIRFTRQVKVNERVVAKARVQKVEQTKGRTLVEVSSYVGNELVFSGEFEMFRSNKLDKG
- the recG gene encoding ATP-dependent DNA helicase RecG, which gives rise to MNNPLYDPITNIKGIGEESANHLFEMNIYKVKDLLEYFPYRYEDYQLRDLAEVKHDERVTVEGKVHSEPSLQYFGRKRNRLTIRVLVGRYLIKAVCFNRPYVKEKLELNQTITITGKWDQHRQTITVSEISFTPYSIDKEIEPVYSVKGKVTVKGMRRFISLAFNQYIEFIEENIPDALLNKYKLLPKGMALQVMHAPKCHEDLKQARRRFVYEEFLLFQLRMQALRKVEREHSQGIQQEFSRTSLESFINTLPFPLTNAQVRVVDEIIGDLEKPYRMNRLLQGDVGSGKTVVSAIALYSTILAGYQGALMVPTEILAEQHMSSLQELFSSYDVKVELLTSSVKGKRRRELLGSLEAGEIDILVGTHALIQDEVNFNRLGLVITDEQHRFGVEQRRVLREKGENPDVLFMTATPIPRTLAITVFGEMDVSVIDEMPAGRKVIETYWAKHDMLERILAFIEKELAKGRQAYVICPLIEESDKLDVQNAIDVHSTLTYHFQGRFKVGLMHGRLSSDEKDSVMKQFSQNEVQLLVSTTVVEVGVNVPNATIMVIYDAERFGLSQLHQLRGRVGRGSEQSYCILLADPKSEVGKERMRIMSETNDGFVLSEKDLELRGPGDFFGKKQSGMPEFKVADMVHDYRALEVARDDATRLIQSNAFWKDEQYKLLRKDLELSGVLDGDKLD
- the sdaAA gene encoding L-serine ammonia-lyase, iron-sulfur-dependent, subunit alpha, whose translation is MFRNVAELIELAESKNMKISEIMINQEVEVTGKSREEIMKQMLFNLEVMEKAVEDGLKGVKSHSGLTGGDAVLLQNYIDKGNFLTGKTILDAVSKAVATNEVNAAMGTICATPTAGSAGVVPGTLFAVRDKLHPTREEMVQFLFTAGAFGFVVANNASISGAAGGCQAEVGSAAGMAAAAIVEMAGGTPRQSAEAMAITLKNMLGLVCDPVAGLVEVPCVKRNAMGAANAMVAADMALAGITSRIPCDEVIDAMYKIGQSMPSALRETAQGGLAATPTGRALEAKIFGIPLNKSE
- the sdaAB gene encoding L-serine ammonia-lyase, iron-sulfur-dependent subunit beta; this encodes MKYRSVFDIIGPVMIGPSSSHTAGAARIGRVARSIFGREPKWATISFYGSFASTYKGHATDVAIIGGLLDFDTFDERIKTSLDIANQAGMKITFIEEDAITDHPNTARVSIGDENGELELVGISIGGGKIEITELNGFELKLSGNHPAILVVHNDRYGAIAGVANVLAKYAINIGHMEVSRKEKGQLALMTIEVDQNIDQHVIDELTTLPNILKVTKIVD